The Salvia miltiorrhiza cultivar Shanhuang (shh) unplaced genomic scaffold, IMPLAD_Smil_shh original_scaffold_302, whole genome shotgun sequence genome window below encodes:
- the LOC131003947 gene encoding ribonuclease 3-like protein 3 → MASLWGSLFFPAKNLRRYGNILCNYLKSIKARKLGLSLIEAENKTLQNLKEVERIIGYRFNNRSLLCEAFTHPSCQRGCVSYERLEYIGDSVLNLLITKEQFSKYPSLEPGLLTPLRAANVDNEKLARVAVQHKFHRYIRFGAPIYERKIQAFINALPTYPLHSHGLINAPKVLADVVESTIGAVFVDSNYSIDTTWEVASDLMEPIITPKMLEKNPVKKLVEICQKHKLKVKIVDLWSQEGTYKVFVDGKLRGKGTSHAKKTVALNRAANAAYNEVLLNLSPKDLNEGQRSLSWLYLYLSSHGPRGLHRAVSGKRRFTNYRCTLTSPWLYYVLCLS, encoded by the exons ATGGCTTCATTGTGGGGATCTCTGTTTTTTCCTGCCAAGAACCTCCGTAGATACG GAAATATTTTGTGTAATTATCTGAAGAGCATCAAGGCCAGGAAATTAGGGCTTTCACTGATTGAAGCAGAAAATAAGACATTACAGAATCTTAAAGAAGTTGAAAGAATAATAGGCTATAGATTTAACAACCGTAGCTTACTGTGTGAAGCGTTTACACATCCGTCGTGCCAGAGGGGTTGCGTTTCCTACGAACGGCTTGAGTACATTGGTGACTCGGTGCTTAATCTTTTGATAACAAAGGAACAGTTTTCCAAGTACCCGAGCCTTGAACCGGGATTGTTGACACCACTTCGAGCTGCCAATGTTGATAATGAGAAGCTTGCACGGGTGGCTGTCCAGCATAAATTTCACAGATATATCCGATTTGGCGCTCCAATCTACGAGAGAAAG ATTCAGGCATTTATCAATGCTCTTCCTACATATCCATTACATTCACATGGATTGATTAATGCCCCAAAAGTGCTTGCTGATGTTGTTGAATCAACTATTGGAGCTGTTTTCGTCGACAGCAATTATTCCATCGATACTACATGGGAG GTAGCCAGTGATCTAATGGAACCCATAATCACTCCCAAAATGCTCGAGAAAAACCCCGTGAAGAAGCTCGTCGAGATCTGCCAAAAACACAAGCTCAAAGTGAAGATTGTGGATCTATGGTCGCAAGAAGGAACTTACAAAGTTTTTGTCGACGGTAAACTTAGAGGGAAAGGTACGAGCCACGCAAAGAAGACAGTAGCACTGAACAGAGCGGCGAATGCTGCTTATAACGAAGTTTTACTAAATCTGAGCCCCAAAGACTTAAATGAAG GTCAAAGGTCGTTGAGTTGGTTGTACTTGTATCTGTCCTCACACGGCCCGAGGGGACTTCATCGAGCTGTTTCTGGGAAACGACGTTTCACAAATTATCGGTGCACACTCACTTCCCCTTGGTTATATTATGTTCTGTGTCTTTCTTAG
- the LOC131003949 gene encoding ribonuclease 3-like protein 3, with protein MREEEREMHLAFQSLFVGDELKEEEKDEEEKNSKRVQDIRRIVGYEFKDPTILQQAFTHYSFEEGCSSLERLAYIGDAILTFAVTKDQCLLYPDFDPGRLTRLRAANVDTEKLARVALKYELHDFLRHNIFLLGVQIDEFRDAIAKYPLHSSGLVDAPKVLADIVEALIGAIFLDCKCCLDTTWEVVKKLLEPIITPATLPIHPVTQLQELCQSRRLSLKMRDSWKEDGVVEFLIDETCIGRAQYKAKRVIAKNRAALVAYNHIL; from the exons ATGAGAGAAGAAGAGCGAGAGATGCATCTCGCATTCCAAAGCCTCTTTGTGGGAGACGAGCTCAAGGAAGAGGAGAAAGACGAGGAAGAAAAGAACTCTAAGAGGGTCCAAGATATACGAAGAATCGTCGGGTACGAGTTTAAAGACCCGACGATCTTGCAACAAGCGTTCACGCATTACTCCTTTGAGGAGGGTTGCTCCTCGTTGGAGCGTCTTGCGTATATTGGTGACGCGATTTTGACTTTTGCAGTTACCAAAGATCAGTGTTTGCTCTATCCGGATTTTGATCCGGGTAGATTGACTAGGCTCCGAGCCGCCAACGTGGACACCGAGAAGCTCGCACGCGTCGCCTTGAAATACGAGCTGCACGATTTTCTACGCCATAACATATTTTTGCTTGGAGTCcaa atTGATGAATTTAGAGACGCAATCGCAAAATACCCTTTGCATTCATCAGGTTTAGTTGATGCCCCAAAAGTGCTGGCTGACATAGTTGAGGCATTGATAGGAGCCATATTTCTTGACTGCAAGTGCTGTTTGGACACAACATGGGAG GTAGTAAAGAAGCTGTTGGAGCCCATAATCACTCCTGCAACTCTTCCAATTCATCCAGTTACGCAGCTGCAAGAGCTGTGTCAAAGCAGAAGATTGAGTTTGAAGATGAGAGATTCTTGGAAAGAAGATGGAGTTGTCGAGTTTTTGATCGATGAAACATGCATTGGAAGAGCCCAATACAAAGCCAAGAGAGTCATTGCTAAAAATAGAGCAGCCCTCGTTGCCTATAATCACATTCTATGA
- the LOC131003950 gene encoding uncharacterized protein LOC131003950, whose product MDFELRRAREKLEKEQRERKQRAKLKLDRERKVKQEAARQREAIEATQRQRRLDAAEAESKANQLAEENSLVGRGVIFSRILEAVPYQGIGDKIKLPPSCFTELSDQGAFDKGPLHFSLSLIHQEAAMHVDSGNEGTSRMTHAGVLEFTVEEGFVALPQHCWSNLFPDEAPGSAAVEVRYVWLPKGTYAKLQSVEFGFSDIPNHKAVLETSLRQHATLSQGDILIVNHGALTYHLRVLELKPSSSISVLETDIEADIIGPESVDSSNQYMLRPLTIGKPEHGVVEEGKYMYYKFSLDDDAWKRISSKGANILVNLETQTQDGDTDLYVSRHPLLFPTQHQHMWSSHDLGSKALLLGAEDQNLGPGTYTVAVYGYKGTSKYEVSVNVQDIATQRLGQHAVSSTSSAEGDTAECRNCKRHIPSRTMALHEAYCSRHNIVCQHPGCGVVLRIEESERHVHCEKCSKAFQREEIEKHMKVFHEPLHCPCGIVLEKEQMVQHQSSNCSLRLITCRFCGDMVQAGSSAADARDRIRGLSEHESVCGSRTAPCDSCGRSVMLKDMDIHQIAVHQKN is encoded by the exons ATGGATTTCGAATTGAGGAGAGCAAGAGAGAAGCTGGAGAAGGAGCAGAGGGAGAGGAAACAGAGGGCGAAGCTCAAGCTAGATAGAGAGAGGAAGGTCAAGCAGGAAGCTGCTCGGCAGCGGGAAGCCATAGAAGCGACTCAGCGGCAGCGCCGCCTCGATGCCGCCGAAGCTGAATCCAAG GCTAATCAACTTGCAGAGGAGAACTCGCTTGTTGGTCGAGGAGTAATTTTTTCTCGTATTTTAGAAGCTGTGCCTTATCAGGGTATTGGGGATAAGATCAAACTGCCTCCTTCCTGTTTCACTGAGCTCTCCGATCAGGGAGCTTTTGACAAAGGGCCGCTGCATTTCTCTCTATCGTTGATTCACCAGGAGGCTGCTATGCACGTAGATAGTGGCAATGAAGGAACGTCCAGGATGACACATGCTGGTGTCCTCGAGTTCACTGTCGAGGAAGGTTTTGTAGCACTTCCTCAGCACTGTTGGAGTAATCTATTCCCCGATGAGGCTCCGGGTTCTGCTGCAGTGGAAGTACGTTATGTTTGGCTTCCCAAAGGAACATATGCAAAACTTCAGTCTGTGGAATTTGGCTTTTCCGACATTCCCAATCACAAGGCGGTGCTGGAGACGAGCCTTCGCCAGCATGCAACTCTTTCTCAAGGGGATATACTAATCGTCAATCATGGTGCGCTGACTTATCATTTGCGTGTACTCGAGCTGAAACCTTCATCTAGCATATCTGTTCTAGAAACAGATATTGAGGCCGACATCATAGGTCCGGAGTCTGTAGATAGCTCGAACCAGTATATGCTGAGgcctctaaccattggaaaacCGGAGCATGGAGTGGTTGAGGAAGGGAAGTACATGTATTATAAGTTCTCTTTGGACGACGATGCTTGGAAAAGAATTTCTTCCAAGGGTGCGAACATTTTGGTTAATCTGGAGACGCAGACACAAGATGGAGATACCGACCTGTATGTTTCGAGGCATCCCCTTTTGTTCCCTACGCAGCACCAACACATGTGGTCGTCCCACGACTTGGGCTCAAAGGCGTTACTACTCGGGGCTGAGGATCAGAACTTGGGACCAGGTACTTATACTGTCGCCGTGTATGGCTACAAAGGGACATCAAAGTACGAGGTCTCGGTAAATGTTCAAGACATTGCTACGCAGAGGCTGGGGCAGCATGCTGTATCTTCAACATCGTCTGCTGAGGGAGACACTGCGGAGTGCAGAAACTGTAAACGTCATATCCCATCAAGAACGATGGCCCTTCATGAAGCCTATTGTAGTAGGCATAATATTGTTTGCCAGCATCCTGGTTGTGGGGTCGTTTTGAGGATCGAGGAGAGTGAAAGGCACGTTCACTGTGAAAAATGCAGTAAAGCTTTCCAAAGGGAAGAGATCGAGAAACACATGAAAGTTTTCCACGAGCCTCTTCATTGCCCTTGTGGGATTGTTCTTGAGAAGGAGCAAATG GTGCAGCACCAGTCCTCAAATTGCTCGTTGCGCCTCATAACATGCCGGTTCTGTGGAGATATGGTTCAAGCTGGGAGTTCGGCTGCTGATGCACGTGACCGTATTAGAGGGTTATCGGAACATGAGAGTGTTTGTGGATCAAGAACTGCACCGTGCGATTCATGTGGGCGATCCGTCATGCTCAAGGACATGGATATACACCAAATCGCTGTCCATCAGAAGAACTAG